Proteins from a genomic interval of bacterium:
- a CDS encoding ankyrin repeat domain-containing protein, whose product MTTTRTKAIFVVLAVAASCGVAAAQSPPDDPHCGFEADSDVDASLGPAERAAAELCKASARGDTETVQRMLKAGVNPNIPQQSNLTPLAWAARCGHLDTVAALVAGGADVNARFVFWVTEMWRIHDSTALFWAARNDQVDIVKYLLSAGADPHQREQNYKVTELDPATDTYSDPGGDVLYGAHDPRVVELLLAAGAPPDVPGPRTRLMEAAVGGEVEVCRLLLKYGADKRLKDADGLTAYELAKKYQPDNAELQALLK is encoded by the coding sequence ATGACCACTACAAGAACTAAGGCGATCTTCGTGGTGTTGGCTGTCGCGGCGTCCTGCGGCGTGGCCGCGGCGCAGTCGCCGCCGGACGATCCCCACTGCGGATTCGAAGCGGACTCGGATGTGGACGCGTCGCTTGGTCCGGCGGAGCGCGCCGCCGCGGAGCTGTGCAAGGCGTCCGCGCGCGGGGACACGGAGACCGTTCAGCGGATGCTGAAGGCGGGCGTCAACCCCAACATTCCGCAGCAGTCGAACCTCACGCCGCTGGCGTGGGCGGCGCGCTGCGGGCACCTCGACACCGTCGCCGCGCTGGTGGCCGGCGGCGCCGACGTCAATGCGCGCTTTGTGTTCTGGGTAACCGAAATGTGGCGGATCCACGACTCGACGGCTCTCTTCTGGGCGGCCCGCAACGACCAAGTCGATATCGTGAAGTACCTCTTGTCGGCCGGCGCGGACCCGCACCAGCGCGAGCAAAACTACAAGGTCACTGAATTGGATCCCGCCACCGACACCTATTCGGACCCAGGCGGCGACGTCCTCTACGGGGCGCACGATCCCCGCGTCGTCGAACTGCTGCTGGCGGCCGGGGCGCCGCCCGACGTACCGGGGCCGCGCACGCGGTTGATGGAAGCCGCCGTCGGCGGCGAGGTGGAAGTCTGCCGGCTGCTGCTGAAGTACGGCGCGGACAAGAGGCTGAAGGACGCGGACGGCCTGACGGCGTACGAGCTGGCGAAGAAGTACCAGCCGGACAACGCCGAACTGCAGGCACTGTTGAAGTAG